A genomic window from Anthocerotibacter panamensis C109 includes:
- a CDS encoding 5-(carboxyamino)imidazole ribonucleotide synthase → MEPAYRSAPPEWPRIGIVGGGQLGRMLALAGHRLGLEITVLSQHRTESASQVAPSLQGDLHALDALSALARRVEVITFENEWIAASTLEQLARAYPVALWPSPQTLGWIQDKYRQREYLAQAGLPVPAFLAPAHWSEVVDFAQIHGPKLVFKARFHGYDGQGTRFWHAERDTECPWHEGSKPTLVEAYVPFVRELAVMVARTPQGETRTYPVVETRQVNGVCDIVLAPASIPEAIQSKARDLALQAVEAVAAVGVVGVELFQTAEGQVLINELAPRPHNSGHYTIEGCVTSQFEQHLRAILGWPLGDTSLVRPAAVMVNILGRSPALAHPDLRSLLTLGDVHFHWYGKTPRPGRKLGHITALGDTLESAYARIIQARSLLEV, encoded by the coding sequence ATGGAACCAGCGTACAGGAGTGCTCCCCCCGAATGGCCGCGCATCGGAATTGTGGGAGGAGGACAGTTAGGACGGATGCTGGCCTTGGCTGGGCACCGCTTGGGGCTAGAGATCACCGTACTGAGCCAGCATCGGACAGAATCAGCCAGTCAAGTCGCCCCAAGCCTCCAAGGCGATCTCCATGCCCTAGACGCTCTCAGTGCCTTAGCTCGCCGGGTGGAGGTCATCACGTTCGAGAACGAATGGATTGCCGCGAGCACGCTAGAGCAGCTAGCCCGAGCCTACCCGGTCGCCCTGTGGCCGAGCCCCCAAACCCTAGGCTGGATTCAGGACAAGTACCGACAGCGGGAATATCTGGCTCAAGCCGGACTGCCCGTACCTGCCTTCCTTGCCCCCGCTCACTGGTCAGAGGTGGTGGATTTTGCACAGATCCACGGACCAAAGCTGGTTTTCAAGGCACGCTTCCATGGCTACGACGGTCAGGGCACTCGGTTTTGGCATGCAGAACGCGATACGGAATGCCCCTGGCACGAAGGGTCCAAGCCGACGCTTGTCGAAGCGTATGTTCCTTTCGTCCGAGAACTGGCTGTGATGGTAGCTCGCACCCCTCAGGGGGAGACCCGGACCTATCCGGTGGTCGAAACCCGTCAGGTCAACGGGGTTTGCGATATTGTTCTCGCTCCAGCCTCCATCCCCGAAGCGATTCAGAGTAAAGCCCGTGACCTCGCCCTACAGGCTGTAGAAGCGGTGGCAGCGGTGGGGGTGGTGGGGGTAGAGTTATTCCAAACCGCTGAGGGCCAGGTCTTGATCAATGAATTGGCCCCCCGCCCCCACAACTCGGGGCACTATACGATTGAGGGCTGCGTGACCAGCCAGTTCGAGCAACATTTGCGGGCGATTCTCGGTTGGCCGCTGGGTGATACCAGTCTGGTGCGTCCGGCGGCAGTCATGGTCAATATCCTAGGCCGTAGCCCCGCCTTGGCCCACCCGGACCTGCGCAGCTTATTGACGCTGGGCGACGTACATTTCCACTGGTACGGTAAGACTCCTCGTCCGGGGCGTAAACTAGGACATATCACCGCGCTGGGGGATACGCTGGAGAGCGCTTACGCAAGGATTATCCAGGCGCGTTCACTGCTGGAGGTTTAG
- a CDS encoding ACT domain-containing protein yields MHYTIQRQLTVALQNQPGRLAAICQLMAEAGINVEALSLIDNIEQGVIRLVTSDPPLCKQLLLQEGLYVVEADVLVLDLIDSPGQLAQVSTVLAKADLNIDFAYGSVDRVGEKTRLVVKVSNLSKACQVLAAVGLEP; encoded by the coding sequence GTGCACTATACGATCCAACGCCAATTGACGGTCGCCCTCCAGAACCAACCCGGTCGCCTTGCCGCCATCTGCCAACTCATGGCTGAAGCGGGGATCAATGTCGAAGCGCTTTCGCTCATCGACAACATCGAGCAGGGCGTGATCCGCTTGGTGACGAGTGACCCCCCTTTATGCAAGCAGCTCTTGCTCCAAGAAGGCTTGTACGTGGTCGAGGCGGATGTGCTCGTGCTAGACCTCATCGACAGCCCCGGTCAATTGGCGCAGGTGAGTACTGTTCTAGCCAAGGCTGACCTCAATATTGACTTTGCCTACGGGAGCGTGGACCGCGTGGGCGAAAAGACGCGCTTGGTGGTCAAGGTCTCCAACCTCAGCAAAGCCTGTCAGGTTCTGGCTGCTGTGGGCCTAGAGCCATGA
- a CDS encoding SPFH domain-containing protein has translation MELLLLVLGGIILFGATTTVRIVNQGDQILIERLGRFHSRWAPGLHFLVPLIDRIAYRETTKEQVLDVQPQKCITSDNVSLEADAIVYWRIMDMERACYAVADIRAALVNLVLTALRSEIGKLELDETFSSRAEINQTLLLQLDEATDPWGIKVTRVEVKNITPSRTVLDSMELQMAAERKKRAVILDSEGDKQSKINTAEGAAQSALIAAEADKKQQLLRAEGTAQALKAIAETLNNPLAREALQFYLAQDYLDTAQQVGKSPSSKVVFLDPASMTGALSGLMNILSNTPEASYTPLNLPQGTNLRDYYAKNPVRPAQPPHES, from the coding sequence ATGGAACTACTATTGTTGGTGCTGGGTGGGATCATTCTGTTTGGGGCGACCACGACGGTACGCATTGTCAATCAGGGGGACCAGATTTTGATCGAGCGCCTGGGCCGCTTCCACAGCCGTTGGGCTCCAGGGCTACATTTTTTGGTCCCGCTCATCGACCGGATTGCCTACCGCGAGACGACCAAAGAACAAGTCCTTGATGTGCAGCCGCAAAAGTGCATCACGAGTGACAACGTTTCGCTGGAGGCAGACGCCATCGTCTACTGGCGGATCATGGATATGGAACGGGCCTGCTACGCAGTCGCCGACATCCGCGCCGCCCTCGTCAACCTCGTCTTGACCGCCCTGCGCTCGGAGATTGGCAAACTGGAATTGGATGAGACTTTTTCCTCGCGCGCTGAGATCAATCAGACACTCTTGCTGCAACTGGATGAAGCCACCGATCCTTGGGGCATCAAGGTCACCCGCGTCGAGGTCAAAAATATTACCCCTTCACGCACTGTCCTGGATTCGATGGAATTGCAGATGGCTGCCGAACGCAAAAAACGGGCTGTGATCCTCGACTCAGAAGGCGATAAGCAATCCAAAATCAACACTGCCGAAGGGGCCGCTCAATCAGCTCTTATCGCCGCTGAAGCCGACAAAAAACAGCAACTCCTGCGCGCTGAAGGGACCGCTCAAGCCCTCAAGGCGATCGCCGAGACGCTGAACAATCCCCTCGCTCGTGAAGCGCTTCAGTTCTACTTGGCCCAAGATTATCTAGACACCGCCCAACAAGTCGGCAAAAGCCCGAGCAGTAAGGTCGTCTTTTTGGACCCCGCCTCCATGACCGGAGCGTTGAGCGGTCTGATGAATATCCTCAGCAATACTCCCGAAGCCAGCTACACGCCCTTAAATCTGCCCCAAGGCACCAACCTGCGGGACTATTACGCCAAAAATCCTGTCCGCCCCGCCCAACCCCCCCATGAGAGCTAA
- a CDS encoding NfeD family protein — protein MNLSPALIWLLLGVALWVLEALTPAQVAGAAGTAALMVALLSPVLPGWPVQFFVFAVFSGVLVWAARRFLSAKGYRDPLEQEERGRAVTAIVPGQAGRVSMGGTTWNARCELPGVTVSPGEEVFIVRREGTTLVVMPMNILKES, from the coding sequence ATGAACCTCTCCCCCGCTTTAATATGGCTCCTATTGGGCGTAGCCCTCTGGGTACTCGAAGCGCTGACTCCTGCTCAAGTCGCCGGAGCCGCAGGTACAGCGGCGTTAATGGTGGCTCTGTTGAGTCCGGTACTTCCCGGTTGGCCGGTACAATTTTTTGTTTTTGCTGTGTTCTCGGGTGTTTTAGTCTGGGCGGCACGACGGTTTTTGAGTGCCAAAGGCTACCGCGACCCATTGGAGCAAGAAGAGCGGGGGCGGGCGGTGACAGCGATTGTACCGGGGCAAGCGGGCCGGGTGAGCATGGGGGGGACGACCTGGAATGCCCGTTGTGAACTGCCTGGAGTCACGGTTTCCCCTGGTGAAGAAGTTTTTATTGTCCGACGCGAGGGCACGACCCTGGTGGTCATGCCCATGAACATCCTCAAGGAGTCCTAG
- a CDS encoding DUF4198 domain-containing protein: MFHPCARFMLPGALLLALACGAYPAWSHDYWLQPSQFKPEVGVPVQIHLYYGDGFKPEGERPFQQKRTPAYSLYSATTTQDLAQTTPDQHLPLSDLSFPRPGSYLLALDRNAQNIQLPAPKFNAYLQEEGLTDILRLRARKGQTKSPGRERYARNIKAIIQVGEPVEETPLRTLDKTIEMLPQQNPYALKAGDPFSLQVRFAGKALVNRQVNAYILNQGKVSHQDARTDPKGMVTFRLKPGVWLIRLVHMRPCQQACQGVDWESFWSSLTFAL, translated from the coding sequence GTGTTCCATCCTTGCGCCCGCTTTATGCTCCCCGGTGCACTCCTGCTAGCCCTAGCCTGCGGAGCGTACCCGGCTTGGTCCCATGACTACTGGTTGCAGCCGTCTCAGTTCAAGCCGGAAGTCGGGGTGCCAGTCCAGATCCACCTCTACTACGGCGATGGCTTTAAGCCCGAAGGGGAGCGGCCCTTTCAACAGAAGCGGACCCCGGCTTACAGCCTCTATTCGGCCACCACGACCCAAGACCTTGCCCAGACGACCCCTGACCAGCACCTGCCGCTGAGTGACCTGAGTTTTCCTCGGCCCGGAAGTTATCTGCTGGCCTTGGACCGCAATGCCCAAAACATTCAGCTCCCGGCCCCTAAATTTAATGCCTACCTCCAAGAGGAGGGACTGACGGACATCCTTCGCCTGCGTGCGCGCAAAGGCCAGACGAAATCGCCCGGTCGGGAGCGGTACGCGCGCAACATCAAGGCCATTATTCAAGTAGGGGAGCCCGTGGAAGAGACTCCCCTGCGCACCCTAGACAAGACTATCGAAATGCTCCCCCAACAAAATCCCTACGCCCTCAAAGCAGGAGACCCCTTCTCGCTACAGGTCCGTTTTGCAGGCAAAGCCCTAGTCAACCGTCAGGTCAACGCCTATATTCTCAACCAGGGTAAGGTCAGCCACCAGGATGCCCGCACCGACCCAAAGGGTATGGTCACCTTCCGCCTTAAACCAGGGGTCTGGCTGATTCGTCTGGTCCACATGCGCCCATGCCAACAAGCCTGTCAAGGGGTGGACTGGGAGAGCTTTTGGAGTTCGCTGACCTTCGCGCTATAG